The following proteins come from a genomic window of Coffea arabica cultivar ET-39 chromosome 11c, Coffea Arabica ET-39 HiFi, whole genome shotgun sequence:
- the LOC113715974 gene encoding zinc finger BED domain-containing protein RICESLEEPER 2-like yields the protein MDKSVENASSQLGSTGANSTSPVNIIDTEGGNDNEEELEYSLGDEELGSEEEQLEGDTQAPVQRSNQDAIEGDTLDAFKKKKRARKSEAWDDFEDVEVGSQKTIYSECKHWQSRFKKTKTGTTSSLLRHRKNCPKRLEKLKIVEARQQKLNFPAANSSSNAHSLLHTSKFDMAAMRQSAVEWVLMHEHPFSIVEEDGFNLMMKKEMPEWQKISRTTNKKDCLSVYEREKQKLKHLLSKVKKISLTTDLWKSKNQKIEYMVITGHWIDCQWRLQKQVLNFVHVPSPRPGIAIADAIYKCMLDWGIESKIYTVSVDNASNNDTALRCLKDTFSRNKCLLAKGKLFHVRCCAHILNLMVQDGLSEIQGIIHDIQLRLPERVLIYDCKTRWNSTYEILACAFKFNEVFPRFKDRESSYTFCPSTEDWEKVKKVCSILGVFWNATHIISGSDYPTANLYLNEVCRIKTLLDSRANDEDSFIQAMVWKMKMKFDKYWGECNLMMSIAAILDPRLKMRVHVSSSRDSGANSQVVTNDPGSKSSNSSSSTMTHVTGMCEFLSHIATVEPVQPEKNELDIYFEDGLLSAMDKSSLDIVNLDALKWWKSTTKYKILPKMAADILVIPVSTVASEATFSAGTRVLDSYRASLAPETVEMLMCAGDWCRRLHGKMKSAQEISLPIP from the exons ATGGATAAGTCTGTCGAAAATGCGTCTTCACAGCTAGGTAGCACTGGTGCGAATTCCACTAGTCCTGTGAATATCATTGATACAGAGGGTGGAAATGACAACGAGGAAGAGCTGGAATACTCTCTTGGCGATGAAGAATTAGGAAGCGAAGAGGAGCAGTTAGAAGGCGATACACAAGCACCTGTTCAAAGATCAAACCAAGATGCTATTGAAGGTGATACTCTAGAcgcttttaaaaagaaaaagagagccaGAAAATCTGAAGCATGGGATGATTTCGAAGATGTGGAAGTTGGGTCTCAGAAGACAATTTACTCAGAGTGTAAGCATTGGCAGTCTAGATTCAAAAAGACGAAAACCGGTACAACTTCAAGTTTGTTAAGGCATCGGAAAAATTGTCCAAAACGATTGGAGAAACTCAAAATAGTAGAGGCACGCCAGCAAAAACTCAATTTTCCAGCTGCTAATTCTAGCTCAAATGCTCATTCCCTCCTTCATACTAGCAAGTTTGACATGGCTGCCATGAGACAAAGCGCGGTTGAGTGGGTGCTTATGCATGAGCATCCCTTTTCAATTGTGGAGGAAGATGGCTTCAACTTAATGATGAAAAAGGAGATGCCTGAATGGCAAAAAATCAGCCGGACTACTAACAAGAAAGATTGTCTTTCCGTGTATGAAAGAGAGAAGCAGAAATTGAAACATTTGTTAAGTAAAGTCAAGAAAATCAGCTTGACCACAGACCTTTGGAAGTCCAAGAACCAAAAAATTGAATACATGGTTATAACTGGACATTGGATTGACTGCCAGTGGAGATTACAAAAACAGGTCCTCAACTTTGTGCATGTTCCCTCTCCACGTCCGGGCATTGCCATTGCAGATGCTATTTACAAATGCATGTTGGATTGGGGCATTGAGAGCAAAATTTATACAGTGTCAGTTGATAACGCGTCAAATAATGACACCGCACTACGATGTTTGAAGGACACCTTCTCGAGAAACAAGTGCTTGTTGGCCAAAGGAAAGTTATTCCATGTGAGATGTTGTGCTCACATACTTAACCTGATGGTTCAAGATGGCCTTAGTGAAATTCAAGGAATAATTCATGACATACAG CTACGATTGCCTGAAAGAGTGCTGATTTATGACTGCAAAACAAGGTGGAATTCGACCTATGAGATACTAGCTTGCGCTTTCAAGTTCAATGAGGTGTTCCCAAGATTCAAAGACAGAGAGTCAAGCTATACTTTTTGTCCTTCCACAGAAGATTGGGAAAAGGTAAAAAAGGTGTGCAGTATTTTAGGAGTTTTTTGGAATGCGACTCATATAATATCTGGGAGTGATTATCCGACAGCTAATTTATATTTAAATGAAGTTTGTCGGATAAAAACGCTTCTAGATAGCAGAGCAAACGATGAAGACAGCTTTATTCAAGCAATGGTctggaagatgaagatgaaatttGACAAGTATTGGGGTGAGTGTAACCTGATGATGTCCATAGCAGCCATCTTGGATCCCAGACTCAAGATGCGA GTGCATGTTTCAAGTTCAAGAGATTCTGGAGCAAACTCTCAAGTAGTGACAAATGATCCCGGTAGCAAGAGTAGCAATAGTTCATCATCTACAATGACACACGTTACTGGAATGTGTGAATTTCTATCTCACATTGCTACTGTGGAACCCGTTCAACCGGAGAAAAATGAGCTAGATATCTACTTTGAAGATGGCCTTCTCAGTGCTATGGATAAGTCGAGCCTGGATATTGTCAACTTAGATGCTTTGAAATGGTGGAAAAGCACAACAAAATACAAGATTTTGCCTAAGATGGCTGCGGATATTTTAGTCATTCCTGTTAGCACCGTAGCTTCAGAAGCGACATTTAGTGCTGGAACTAGAGTGCTTGATTCCTACCGTGCTTCTTTAGCTCCAGAAACTGTAGAGATGTTGATGTGTGCTGGGGATTGGTGTCGTAGGCTACACGGG AAAATGAAGTCAGCACAAGAGATTTCATTGCCTATTCCTTGA